GGCCGCACCTCTGGCTCGGGCTGTCGCTCGCGATCGCCCCGGTGGGTGGCTGGCTCGCCGTGGCGGGCGCGTGGAGTGAGCCGTGGTGGCTCCTCGCGCTGATCACGATCGCGGTGATGACCTGGGTGGCCGGCTTCGACATCTTCTATGCCCTCCCCGACGAAGGGTTCGACCGCGACCAGGGGCTGCGCAGTGCCGTGGTGCGGCTCGGCGTCCCGCGCGCGATCTTCCTTGCCAAGCTTCTCCACGGGATCACGATCCCCGCGCTCGGCATCTTCGGCTGGTTTGCCGGGTTCGGGATCTGGTACTTCGTCGGCGTCATCGTCGCCGCCGGCATCCTGGCGTGGGAGCATCAGCTGGTGAAGCCGGATGACCTGTCGAATCTCGACGCCGCGTTCTTCACGATGAACGGAGTGATGAGTCTTACCGTCTTCGGGTTTGCGCTTGTTGACGTACTGACACGATGACAGATGACAGATGACTGATGACTGATGACAGATGACTGATGACTGAGCATGGATGCTGGCACATCCGCCATCCACGTTTCGTCTCGGCCCAATATCCGTCATCCGTCATCTGTCATCCGTCATCCATCATCCTCCTGAGGATCTGAATGCCGCAGCTACCCCTGGTTTTCGCCATCACCGGTGCCTCCGGCGCTCCCTACGCGGTTCGGCTGCTCGATATTCTTGCGCGCAACCAGGTTCCGACCGATCTCATCGTGTCGGGCCACGGCTGGCGGTTGCTCGAGACCGAATCGGGGATCGCCGATGAAGCGGCCTTGCGCGCAGCGACCGGCGGCGACTGGCGGAGCATCACGGTCCATCCCGACAACGATCGCGGCGCGAAACCGGCCTCGGGCTCCTATCGCACGCAGGGGATGATCATCTGCCCGTGCTCGATGGGAACGGTTGCCGCCATTGCCGCGGGAACCTCGCGCTCGCTGGTGGAGCGTGCTGCCGATGTGATGCTCAAGGAGCGACGCAAGCTCATCCTCGTGCCACGTGAGACGCCGCTCTCGCTGATTCATCTCCGTAACCTCACCACGGTGACGGAAGCGGGCGCCGTGGTGATCCCCGCCGCTCCCGGGTTCTACCATCGTCCCGCGGCGATCGCCGACCTGGTGGACTTCATGGTGCAGCGGATGCTCGATCAGCTGGGACTCGACATTCCTCTGGGCCCGCGCTGGGGAGGGTAACGTGCGACTGGGGATCATTGCCGACACGCATGGCCTGCTGCGACCCGAAGTCTTCGAGGTCTTCGCGGAGGTCGATCACATCCTCCATGCTGGTGATCTGGGGCCGCTCGATCTGCTCACCGAACTGGAGGCGATTGCGCCGGTCACTGCGGTCTTCGGGAACACCGATCTGCCCGAGGTACGCGCCCGGCTGCCGCGAGTCGCGCGCATCCAGCTCGACGGCTTCGAGATCGTGGTGACGCACGGTGATCAGTTCGGTCGCGGGGTACCCAGCGAGGAGTTGCACGAGGCGTTCCCGGATGCGGAGATCATCATCCACGGGCACACCCACATCCCGAAGCTGGAACTGGTCGATGTCGTGGTGACGGTGATGAATCCGGGAGGCGCGGGGCCACGCCGATATGACATTCCGGCTTCGGTGGGAATCCTGGAACTCGAGGCGGGAATCCCGCCGCGCGGGCGACTGGTGCCGCTCACGGCGGCCGACGAGGACTGAACGGAGCGGGCGTTACACCTGGTGGGTGATCTGCGCCGCCACCACCCGCGAGAGCATGTTGAGGTCGTACGGCTTCTGGATCACCTCCGAGAAGCCATCCGCGGTGAGTTCCTGCGGGGTCGTGCCATCCACGAAACCCGAAGCGAGCACGATCCGGAGATCGGGGCGCAATGCGCGGATCTTGCGGCACGCCTCACGCCCCGTCATCCGCGGCATGTTGCCATCCATGATGACGAGGTCGAATGGCGTCACGGCGTCCGTCACCTTTTGCAGCGCTTCCTCGCCATCGGCCGCGACGGTCACGCCATAGCCCAGCCGCTCCAGCATTCTCCCGCCAACTACCCGGATCAGCGGTTCGTCGTCGACCAGGAGGATGTGACCCTTGCCGCGCGTCGGCTGGTCCAGCGCCACCTCCGGACTCGCGACGGCCTCGGAGTGGACCGGCAGATAGATCGTGATCGTGGTGCCTTCACCCATGGTGCTCTCCACTTCGATATGTCCCTGGTGAGATCGCACGGTGCCATAGACCATCGCGAGGCCCAGGCCCGTCCCCTGGCCTGGAGGCTTGGTCGTAAAGAACGGTTCGAAGAGTCGTGCCAGAACATCGTTCGACATTCCCGTGCCCGTATCGCGCACCTCGATGCCGACGTATTCGGTATCGAGCGTGAGTCGCGGGTTGCGTGCGAGGAAAGGGGCATCGGCCAGGAGACGGTAGGTCCGGAAGGAGAGGGTGCCCCCGCCGGGCATCGCGTCGCGCGCGTTGATGGCGAGGTTGAGGAGCGCGTTCACCAGCTGATTGTGGTCGCAGTGAACGTTCACCGGCGGCGTCGAGAGTTCGAGCCGCACCGCGATCCGGCGATCGAGGGTACGCTGCATCAGGGCCGCCGCCTCGGTCACGACCCGGTCGAGCGACACCGGCCGGGCCTCGAGCGGTTCGTTCCGCGCAAAGGCCAGCAGGTTGCGGCTCAACCCGGCGCCCCGCTCAGCGGCCGAACGAATCGCGGCGGCGTCGTCGTGGATCGCCTGTGCACCCACGCCCGGCTCCTGCAACATGTCGGCATAGCCGATGATCGCGGTCAGGAGGTTGTTGAAGTCGTGGGCGATTCCCCCGGCGAGCCGGCCGACCGCTTCCATCTTCTGCGACTGACGCAGTTCCTCTTCCAGCAGTTTGCGGTCCGTGACGTCCTGCACGACCGTGATCGCGAACGAGGGCGCGCCCGGTGAAACCACCATCGCGGAGGTGATGTTGGCCCACGCGACGCTGCCATCCACACGGAGGTAGCGTTTTTCCCGCTGCATGACCGCTGTCTCGCCCTCGAAGAGCTGGCGCGCCTGTTCGGCATCGCCGGCGATATCGTCGGGGTGCGTGACCTCGGCAGTGCGACGACCGACAACCGCATCGGGCGTGGTGCCGAGGATTGCCGCGAAGGCACGGTTGACCTGCAGATAGCATCCTTCGGTCGAGACTTCCGCCATCCCGACCGCGGCTTGCTCGAAGGCGCCGCGATAACGCGCCTCGCTGGCGGCGAGCGCGGCCTGGGCGCGCTGACGCTCGGTGATGTCCCGGAGAAAGACGCTGTACTCGGTGCCTTGCCCGGCTTCGTGCAGCGGGGTGATGGCGACCTCCACCGGGACCAGCGCCCCAGTACGCGTCCGGGCAAGGCGCTCGAATCTCTGGTTGATCGTCGAGCCTTCGAGCAGGGAGGGCGTCACCGCGAACTCGCCGGTGCCGGGGCTCGGACTGAGCAACTCGTTGAAGTTCTGCCCGACCGCGTCGGTCCGGCTCCAGCCCAGCACCTCCGTCGCCTGCGGATTCCATTCGCGCACGATGCCATCGGCATCGATCACGACGACGGCATCGAGTGCGGCCTCGAGGATGCGCCGAGTCCGGGCCGCGGTGCGCAACAGGGCGCGCTCTTCTTCCTCGGCGGCCCGCTGGCGCAGCAGCGCCGACATCCGGTTGAAGTGCTGTGTCAGCCGCCCGAGTTCATCCTCGTTGGGTGCCGACAAGGTCACCGCGAGGTCGCCGTAGGCAATCCGCGCGAGCCCGAGGTCGAGCGACGCGAGCGGCGCATAGAGTCGGCGATGCAGGAAGAGGCCGACGACCACGAAAAGAATGCAGCCACCGACCATCCAGAGCGCGACGAAGCGTGCGGCCGCACGCGCCGTGTCGGCGAGGAGGGCTTCGTGGCGATTGACGTTGCCGAGCGCGAGCATCGTGGCGTTCGCGAGATCGGCCGCCAGCGGCGCATCGAGCGTGTCGGCCTGCTTCATGAAGGCAGTGGCCGAAGGGACATCACCGAGTTCCATCGCGGCAATGGCGGCGAGCATTACCGAACCGAGATTCCCCTCGTGTACCCCGGCACTGATCAGTGTGGCTCGGAACTCGAGCGGAACTCCCTCGGGCCATGCCTGCGTGGTGAAGCCGCGCGGCGCCTCCAGCAACGCCTGCAGATTCAGGCGATGTCCCTCCAGCGTGTCCAGCGGCCCCGGGCCATGGCCGTCGCGTGTCACGCCGAGGAGCCGCCAGAGGTCGGTCATGATGTCGTCGAGGTGCTCGGCGCGGCGCGAGCTCTCGGTGAACTCCTGCAGGACCGTGGCGCTCTGCTGCTGCAGCCGCTGGGCCGCCGGGCCGAGGCGGAAGGCCACCACGAAACCCACGGCCGCGACATAGAGCAACGCGAGGACACCAATCGCGGACAGCGTCCAGCGAAGTGAAGGCGATCGACGGAGCAGTCGCGGCCGGGTCCCCGCGGTCAGGGGATCGCCTCAAGCGTTGGACGCACCAGGTGAAGCAGCGAGCGCCGTTCGGTGTCGAAACTGATCGGGCCCGTCACGCCGGCGAAGGGCGGTCGGGTGCGGCCCAGCGACACCAGCCACTGACGCACCGCCTGACGGTTGGCCCCGGCTTCGCGCGTTGCGGCGATGAGCACCTGATAGGCGTCGTAATAGAGCGCGTCACCAGCGTCGGGCGGATGCCCGAGGTATCGCTCGGCTCGCGCGATGAAATCGCGGTGCGAGGCGTCGCCATTGGACGGGTCCCAGAAGGTCACGCTGCCAAACTTCGCGCGAACATCGCGCGGCAGTCCCTGTACCTCCGCCGAATGGAGCGTGACGCCATCGCCAGCCAGAAACTGGACCTCCGGCAAGGCAGCGCTGATCGGCAAGATCAGGCAGTTCATGGTATTGCTGCGCAGCGCAAGCACAACGACGTCGGGGCGGTGCCGGGCCAGTGCGGCGAGTGCCGTCGTGCGATGGAGCGGTTCAGCGCGGATATCGGTGCACGGCCGATCAGGGACCCGTACCTTGTCGACCTCGGTCACTCCGCGCCGCTGCAGCGCGGCACTGACGCCGTCGCGCAGCCCGACGCCGTACTCGTCGCCACCGTAGAGAATGAGCACCGAGCGGCTGTGGAGCGAATCAATGGCGACGTCGGCGAGGAAGGCGCCCTCGACCGAATCGTTGGGGACCATGCGAAAGGTCCATTCGCCGGCGCTGCTGAGCCGTCGACTGGTCCCGGTGGGAACGATCTGGGGGATGCCGGCAGGATTGTAGACGTTCGCCGCGAGCAGCGACTCTCGACTCCCCGAATGCCCGACCACGGCGACAATGCGGTTGTCGGCGGCATAGGTCATCGCCTGCTCCGTTTCGCGACGAAGACCGCCCCCAAGGCTCGCCGACCACCGGACAACGGTGATCGGCGGGTTCAGGTGGAGCGAATCGAGTTCCTGGTCGACGAAGTCGACGATGCTGGGGTGGATCGCCGATCTCGGGTCGCCTGAACCGAGGAGTACGGGGGCCTGCATGTCACAGGCAGCGGCGCCGAGGAGCGCCAGCAGAACAGCAGGGAGGCGACTCACGCTGACTAACTTACCCCCGAACTGCGGCCCCGGGTATGCGCTAGTTCGGGTCCGGTGCCGGGGCCTTTGAGAGGGGGCCGGCGCCGACGCCAGTAATCTTTCCGTTCGCGTCGAGAATCCAGCGCAGCACCACCTGATCGTCCGGCATCTCACTGAAGAGCCCAGCGTGCCAGAACTGCGGCCGACCGTTGCGACGCGTCATCTTCTCCTCGACGATGGCCGTTTCCACCCCGACACGCTCGGCGATCTGGTTCATCATCGTCCGGAGCCCGTCGATGCCGCCGACCTTTTCGATCGTCTCCGGCGCGATGACCTGGAGCAATGAGTCGGCCTTCCCAGTCAGGAACCAGCGGTTGTAGGTCTTGCCCAAGGCGAGAAAATGCGCCTCCTGTTCCGGAGTCAGCTTCGGCACCGGGGCTGGCTCGCTCGAGGCGGCCGGCGCCGTCGGGGTGGTCTGGGCGGTAAGTGGGAGAGCAAAGAGCGCGAGGCCGACCAAGGCCGGCAGGTAGCGTGCATTCATCTGGTGTTCCAGGGTTCGGGTGACAGGCCCCAAACGAGAGAAGCCAAGGGATAGTTTCGTTTTGAAACCGGCCCCATTCTTTTGGTCCGTCGTCGGTCCACTACACGGTGTCGCGCAGTGACCTTTCCTAAAGATGGATTCGCCCTTCAATCCTCCGTCTAGGACTTTCGTAACTGCTTACTGCCAAATCATTTGTATTGCCCCATCCAGCGGCTTTTCGCGCTGGATCGGGGCGCATAACTTGCCCATCCTCAAGGCACGGAGCAGTGTCGCTGAAGTGGCATTTCGGCTCCCTCTCGAAGACGGAGCACCCCAATGATTCGAAGACTCCTCACGGTAGCTGTCGCGCTGGTCGCCGTGACCGCACCTCTCCTCTCCCAGACGACCGGTCCGGTCGTCCCAGTCAGTGATTTCGGGCCACGCCCCGGTCTCACCTTTGGCGGCAGTGGCATCTCGACCGACGCAGTGATGGCCAATTCCGCGGCCAATCAGGTCGCGCTCGGCGGAGCCCACCTGTTTCTCTCGGCCACGCCGCGTTTCGCCGACCCCGCGTTGACCAATGACGGCGCCGGGCGCTTCTTCGCGCTCGCCGGAACGGACCTCAATGCACCGAGCCCGGTGGACCCGTATGCGATGTGGAATTTCGATTTCGCGATCGTGGGTGACAACGTGAACGCGTGGAACTACCGCCTGTACTACGACTTCAATCCGGCCGTCGGCAACTTCGGCGATTACGGCTACGTCGCCGTGACCCCGACGCAGGACTCGTGGAACCTCGGGATGAATTTCCTCACGGTCTCGCTGGCCGGGATTGTGGTCCCGCCCACGTTCGCAGCGTTCAATCCGAATGTCGCGGGCGAGTATGGCTTCGCGCTGGTCGCGTTCAACGGCAGCCAGGTCGAAATGGGCCGGGCCGCGATTCTCGTGAACACTGCGTTGCCGGGCGGTCCTCAGGATGTCGTGCCGGAGCCCGCCACGATGGGGCTGTTGGCGACTGGCCTGGTTGGCATGGCCGCCGCGCGCCGCCGGAAGAAGATCACCCGGAGCTGATGCCGGAGTGATCAAGTTGCACCCTGCATCGGGCCCAGACGCCCGATGCAGGGTGTTGCTGCGTCAGCACGTCGCGTCGGTGTGCGGCCGATCGCATGCGAGTCGTCCCAACTTTCGGATCCTGAAACGATGACTTTCCTCGCGTTCGCACGATCCGGCAACCGTACTCTGAGGAGTTCCAATGCACCGAAAACTGTTTCTCGCTGCCGCAGCGGCGATCGCTGTTGCTGCCGCCCCGCTCACCGCACAGACGACATCTCCCGTGGTTCCGTTGAGCGACTTCGGCCCCCGACCCGGCCTCACCTTCGGTGGCAGTGGCATCTCGACTGATGCAGTCGAGGCCAACTCAGTGGCCAATCAGGTCGCACTGGGCGGCACGCACCTGTTTCTGTCCGCAACGCCTCGGTTCGCCGATCCCGCCCTTGGGAACGACGGCGCGGGCACCTTCTTCGCCCAGGCCGGCACCGATCTGAATCCGCCGAGCCCGCTCGATCCCTACGCGCTCTGGAACTTCGATTTCGCGATCGTCGGTGAGAATGTCGAATCTTGGAACTACCGGCTGTACTACGACTTCAACCCCGCAGCCGGCAATTTCGGCGACTATGGCTACGTGGCGGTCACTCCGACCCAGGACTCCTGGAACCTCGGGATGAACTTCCTCGGAACCGCCATCGCCGGCATTGTGGTGCCGCCGACCTTCGCCGCGTTCAACCCGAACGCCGCGGGCGAGTATGGCTTCGCCCTGGTCGCATTCAATGGCAGCCAGGAGGAAGTGGGTCGCACAGCGATTCTCGTCAACACCGCCGCGACCGACGTGGTGCCCGAGCCGGCGAGCATGTCGCTGATGGCCATGGGTCTGGTCGGGATGGCCGCGGCGCGCCGCCGGAAGAAGGCCGCCCGCAGCTAGCTCCACGCCTCGAGCGGCTGGGTCCGGCGCCACGCATCGGGCCGGGTCCGGAACCAGCTCATCACCAGCAGCCGCTGGTGCAGTCGCTCCGCATCGACCCGTTCCCTGGGCGGTGCGGGGCGATTGCGTTCGGTCCGTACCACGGCCTCGAATGCTTCCCGCTCGATCGGAGAAACCGGGTCGGGATAGCAGGCGCGCACCTCGCCCCCGATGATGATGTACGCGCGCGCATCGCCGTTCGACCCCGGATCGCGGTAGACAAAGGTGAGCAGTTCGAGGGCCGTGCGCGCTCGGGTCGTCGCGGCGAGCAACCATTCGAGTGACTCGAATCGTTCACGCCAGCGGAGTGCTCCCTCGAAATCACCCGCATCGCTCCGCGTCGTCATCTCGGTGATGACCCGATCGACGGGTCGCACGCTGCGCCCGTCGCAGAACGCCGCCGCAATTTCAGCCTGCTCCCGATACGTCGACTCTACCACGAGTCCCGCGCATGGTCCGAGGCAGGTGCGGAACTCGAATCGCGGGCAAGCGGCCCGCCTGGGCTCTGCGAAGAGGTCGCCCTGTTCGGCGTACAGCATTGGCATGTCGGCGCGACAGTCGCGCAGGCCGAGGAGGTCGCTGAGAATCCGGGCCGCCTGTTGCGCGCGCCCCCGGGAGGGAATCGGTCCGTATACTCGACCGGGGTGCCGTTCTGGCGAGGTGGTGGGGAGCAGGCGCGGGGCGGGCTCGTCGGTCAGCACAAGGAAGCCGTACTGCTTCGAGCGATTCATCGCGACGTTGAAGCTGGGTCGATGCTTGCGAATCAACTTCAGTTCGTTGAGTGCTGCAGCGAATTCACTTGGAGCGTAGTCGAAGACGATGTCGCTGGCCGCGTGCAGAATGCGCGCAGCTTTGTCGTGGGGATATTCGGCCCGGAAATAGGAGAGCAGTCGGGTCCGCAGCTGCTTCGCCTTGCCCACGTAGAGCACTCGCCCGGAGGCGTCGAGCATCCGGTAGGTGCCGGGTCGATCCTCGGCCAGCCGCCGGACCCGGAGGCGCAACGCCTCGAGGTCGGCAGCAGGGAGGGCGAGGGCGAGGGAGGCCATGCCGAAAGATACGAGAAGGGAGAAGCGAGAAGGGAGAATCGAGAAGGGAGAAGGGAGAAGGGAGAAGGGAGAAGGGAGAAGGGAGGAGGGTCGAGAACGTGTCACCCTGAGCGTAGCGAGGGGGCGGAGTTCAGGCTCCCTCGACTCCGCCCGCTTCGCGGGCTGCGCTCAGGATGACAACCCCTTCTCCCTTCTCCCTTCTCGCTTCTCGTCTTCAGCTCTGGCACCGCCAGCAAAACACCGTCCCGCGCGCATCGATATCGTGGGTCGCGGCGAGGCGGGTCCCGCAGATCCGGCATGCCTCCCCTTCGCGGCCATAGACGAAGAGCTCAAGCTGGAAATTGCCCGGCTCACCGGTGCTGGTGACATAATCCCGGAACGAGGTCCCCTCGCTCGCGATGGCCGCGGCGAGAATACGCTGGACGTGGCCATGGAGGCTGCGAAGCTGGGCAACTGGCACCCGGCTGGCGGCCTTCGAGGGGTCGATCCCCGCGGCGAAGAGGGCCTCGGTCGCATAGATGTTTCCGACGCCAACGACGACCTTCTGGTCCATCAGGACTTTCTTGATCGCCGCGCGGGATTTCCCGAGCCGCTGAGCGAAGAGGTCGGCAGTGAACGCCGGGTCGAGCGGTTCCGGTCCGAGGCGGGCGTCGTAGGCGAGCCAGCCGGCTTCGTCGAGCCAGCGCAGCGTACCGATCCGGCGGACATCGCGATAAACCAGGGTCGCGCCGTCATCGAGGTCGCAACGGAGCACGGCATAGTGCAGTTCTTCGGCTGAGAGCGCTCGCTCGTATACCAGCAGTGACCCGGTCATCCCGGGCTGTACCGCGAGAATCTTCGTGTCGGTGCGCAGCAGCGCGTGCTTCGCGCGGCGATCGACCGCGGTGATCTGACGTCCAGGGAGTTCTCGCAGCAAGGTGTCCGCGCTCACGCCCTCGAGCACGTTGTCGTGCGACAGCGCGGCACTCACGATCCGTCGATCCACGAGTCGTGCCCGCAGCTGGCGGACGAGAGTCTCGACTTCAGGTAGTTCCGGCATCAGCCCTCCCTTCTCTCTTCTCCCTTCTCCCTTCTCGCAGCTTCCCGCCACCCAATGTCCCCGCGAAACTGCATCCCCTCGAAACGAATGCTCTCGGCGGCGCGCCGACTGGCGGACTGCGCCTCGGCGAACGTCGCGGCGACAGCGGTCACTGCGAAGACGCGCCCGCCGTTCGTTACGAGGGTGCCGTCCTCCCGGGAGGCCGTGCCCGCGTGGTAGACGGTGACGCCCTCGGCGAAGCGCTCGGGGAGCGTGATCGGGTCACCCTTTCGTGGCGCATCGGGGTAGCCTGCCGCCGCAACGACCGTGGTCACTGCGGCCGCGTCACGCAGGGTAAGCTCGGGCAGTGCTGCACCGCGAGCCGCGGCGTCGAGCAGCGCAGTCAGACCGGAGCCAACCAGCGGCAGGACTACCTCGGTCTCGGGATCGCCGAGTCGGCAATTGAATTCCACCACGTTCGGTGTGCCGTCGGGATGGAGCATCAACCCGGCATAGAGCACCCCGCAGAATGGCGCACCGCGTCGTTCGAGTTCGGCGAGCGCGGGGAGCAGAACCTCTCGCTCCACGCGCGCGAGCAGGGCAGGGGAAGTAAGCGCGACCGGAGCGTACGCGCCCATCCCGCCGGTGTTGGGGCCGAGATCGCCTTCGCCGAGCCGCTTGTGGTCCTGGGCCGGCGGCAGGATGCGCACTTCGCGGCCGTTGGTGACGGCCAGCACCGAAAGCTCTTCTCCGACCAGAAACGACTCGATCACGACGACATCGCCCGCGGCGCCGAATTGATGCTCACCCAGCATTGACCTCACCGTGTGAGCGGCTTCGTCGCGGGTCTCGCAGACGACGGCGCCCTTGCCGGCCGCGAGGCCTGATGCCTTCACGACCAGCGGCTCGGCATGCGTGTCGATGTACGCGAGGGCGGCAGCCAGATCGGTGAAGGTGGCGCTCGCCGCGGTGGGAATCCCGGCGGCCGCCATCACATCCTTCGCGAAGGCCTTCGACGCCTCTATTTGTGCTGCGGCGGCCCCCGGCCCGAACACGGCGATCCCCGCCGTGCGCAGCCGATCGGCGAGTCCGAGTGCCAGCGGGACTTCGGGACCGACGACGACGAGGTCGATCGAGAGGAACGCGGCGGCATCGGTGAGGCGGTCGAGATCATCGGCCGCGATCGGCAGGTTGGTAGCCAGCTGGGCCGTTCCCGGGTTGCCCGGGGCGACGTAGATCAGGTGGGACGGATCATCGGCAGCGAGGGCGTGGACGAGTGCGTGTTCGCGGCCCCCGCCGCCGACGATGAGCAACTTCACGCGGAGCCTTTCGCGCGCGCTTCCTGATAGGCTTCCTTCGCCTTCTCGCCGGCGCGCTTCGCGGCATTCTTGATGTGATCCACGGTGTCCTTGAACTCCGCCTTGTAGTGCGCCGCCGCGTCGCGCATATCGTCGCGCAGTGGGCGATCGGCCTCGGGCGTCCCGCGACGGATGTACTCGCCCCGGATGATCCGCTCGTATTCGCCCGCCTGCACCCAGCGCTGCACTTCTGCGGCGCGCACGACATTCATCGGGTGCGTGAGCGCCAGCGTCGCGACAATCTTGTAGACGATGTCGAGCCCGTCGTTGGACGCGGCGTATTCATTCGCCTGCTGCATGAACGGTTCGAGATTCAGGTCGCCAGGGCGGATGTTCGCGGTGTTGCCGCCGCCAGCCATCTTCATGAAGAGCCGCATGGTGGCCGCGAGATCCTGCGAACCGAGCAGGCCCGCACGATCGGCCGAAAGCTCTGATTTCCGCGACCACTCGAGGAACGCCATCTTCACGGGCAGCAGGATGATGCTCGCGAGCACTGGCAACACGCCGAGTGACACCAGCAGCATGATCTCGGCGATGGTACGGTAGAGCGAGTGCCCGCTCATCACGTGACCAAGCTCGTGCGCGAGCAGGACTCGCTGCTCATCGATGTCGAGCAGCTCGAGCGCCGAACTGTGAATCACGATGAAGGGGTTGTCGATGCCGTAAGCGCCGGCGTTGAACACGGGAGTCTGGGTGACGTAAAGCTCGGGGATCACTTCCCAGCCGAAGGTCGAGCAGTTCTCGACGTGCAATCCCCAGAGCGTCGGGAACTGGGTCGGCCCCACGCGAACGGCGTTGCCCTGGAAGAGCAGCTGGATGCCTCGCTCACCACCAAGGATGCCGAGAATCTTGCGAATGATTTCGTCGACGCCAGGAATGGCGCGGAGCGATTGGAGGGCGGCGCGATCGGCTGGATGTTCCCACGAGACGGCAGCAATCTCGGGCAAGGCGACGCGCGGACGGGCGGCAGGCAACGAGGTCATCACGAGCTCGACAGTTGGGGACTCACAATCCTACGCAGTCGGCCGGGGTTCTGTTTCACGATGCACCATCAGACCGCCATCGCCTGATCGAGGTCGGCCATCAGGTCGTCGATGTCCTCGATCCCGACCGAGAGCCGGACCAGGGAGTCGGTGAGCCCCATTTCGTCGCGCATCGCCTTGGGGACCGAAGCGTGGGTCATCGAGGCCGGGTGCCCCACCAGCGACTCCACCCCGCCCAGCGACTCGGCGAGCGAGAAGATCTTCGTGGCTTCCACCATCCGCTTCGCCTTGGCGACATCCCCCAGCTCGATCGACAGCATCCCGCCGAAGTCGCTCATCTGGCGGCTGGCGAGGGCGTGCTGCGGATGATCGGCCAGACCAGGGTAATAGACGCGCACCACATCCTTCCGTTCCGAGAGCCACTGGGCCAGCCGCCTGGCGCTGCGGCAGTGGGCCTTCATCCGCAGCGGCAGGGTCTTGACGCCGCGCAGGGCGAGCCAGCAATCGAACGGGCCCGGGACGCCACCAGCGGCGTTCTGGAGGAAGCCGAGCTGCTCGCCGAGGTCGTCGCGTCCGGTAATCAGGGCGCCACCCACCATATCCGAGTGCCCGTTGAGGTACTTGGTGGTGGAGTGCAGCACGATATCGGCGCCGAAGGAGAGCGGGCGCTGGAGGATCGGCGTCGCGAAGGTGTTGTCGACCACGAAGAGCAGCCCCAGGGCCTGCGCCAGGTCGCCCACGGCACGCAGGTCGGTGAGGAACATCATCGGATTCGTCGGCGTCTCGCAGAAGAGCATTTTCGTGGTCGGCCGCAGGGCGCCTTCGATGTTCCGGATCTCGCGCATGTCGACAAAAGTGAACTCGAGCCCGAAGCGCTCATAAACGCGCTGCATCAGCCGATGACTACCGCCGTAGATGTTCGCGCCGACCACGACGTGATCGCCCTTGTTGAGGAGCTTGAGGGTGGTGTCGAGCGCCGCCAGACCCGAGCCGAAGGCGAAGCCGTGGCTCCCCCCTTCGAGGGCGGTCAGGCAGCGCTCGAGGGTCTCGCGCGTGGGGTTCTGGGTACGGGCGTATTCGTAGCCCGCGTGGGGTGACCCGAGTGCGTCCTGGATATAGGTGGACGTCTGGTAGATCGGTGGCATGACCGCACCCGCCAGCGGGTCGGGCTGGTGACCCGCGTGGACCGCCAGAGTAGCGAGTCGGTGAGCGGGATCTGTATGTGCGAGTCGAGTCATGGTGGTGCCCGGCGAAAGGAGGCGGAAGGTTATGCCCCGCCTCAAGTTGGGGCAACCCGCTGATTGTCGGGACCGGCCGCCCCCGGTACTTTTTTCATGGATGGCCTCCCTGAACCCTGCTGCCTCCGGACCCGAGACCGAGCGCATCCTCGTCGTCGACAACGATGAGTACGTTCGGCGCGTCCTGACCCGGGCTTTGGCC
This portion of the Gemmatimonadota bacterium genome encodes:
- the mutM gene encoding bifunctional DNA-formamidopyrimidine glycosylase/DNA-(apurinic or apyrimidinic site) lyase — translated: MPELPEVETLVRQLRARLVDRRIVSAALSHDNVLEGVSADTLLRELPGRQITAVDRRAKHALLRTDTKILAVQPGMTGSLLVYERALSAEELHYAVLRCDLDDGATLVYRDVRRIGTLRWLDEAGWLAYDARLGPEPLDPAFTADLFAQRLGKSRAAIKKVLMDQKVVVGVGNIYATEALFAAGIDPSKAASRVPVAQLRSLHGHVQRILAAAIASEGTSFRDYVTSTGEPGNFQLELFVYGREGEACRICGTRLAATHDIDARGTVFCWRCQS
- a CDS encoding nuclease: MASLALALPAADLEALRLRVRRLAEDRPGTYRMLDASGRVLYVGKAKQLRTRLLSYFRAEYPHDKAARILHAASDIVFDYAPSEFAAALNELKLIRKHRPSFNVAMNRSKQYGFLVLTDEPAPRLLPTTSPERHPGRVYGPIPSRGRAQQAARILSDLLGLRDCRADMPMLYAEQGDLFAEPRRAACPRFEFRTCLGPCAGLVVESTYREQAEIAAAFCDGRSVRPVDRVITEMTTRSDAGDFEGALRWRERFESLEWLLAATTRARTALELLTFVYRDPGSNGDARAYIIIGGEVRACYPDPVSPIEREAFEAVVRTERNRPAPPRERVDAERLHQRLLVMSWFRTRPDAWRRTQPLEAWS
- the purD gene encoding phosphoribosylamine--glycine ligase; its protein translation is MKLLIVGGGGREHALVHALAADDPSHLIYVAPGNPGTAQLATNLPIAADDLDRLTDAAAFLSIDLVVVGPEVPLALGLADRLRTAGIAVFGPGAAAAQIEASKAFAKDVMAAAGIPTAASATFTDLAAALAYIDTHAEPLVVKASGLAAGKGAVVCETRDEAAHTVRSMLGEHQFGAAGDVVVIESFLVGEELSVLAVTNGREVRILPPAQDHKRLGEGDLGPNTGGMGAYAPVALTSPALLARVEREVLLPALAELERRGAPFCGVLYAGLMLHPDGTPNVVEFNCRLGDPETEVVLPLVGSGLTALLDAAARGAALPELTLRDAAAVTTVVAAAGYPDAPRKGDPITLPERFAEGVTVYHAGTASREDGTLVTNGGRVFAVTAVAATFAEAQSASRRAAESIRFEGMQFRGDIGWREAARREKGEERREG
- a CDS encoding PEP-CTERM sorting domain-containing protein; translated protein: MHRKLFLAAAAAIAVAAAPLTAQTTSPVVPLSDFGPRPGLTFGGSGISTDAVEANSVANQVALGGTHLFLSATPRFADPALGNDGAGTFFAQAGTDLNPPSPLDPYALWNFDFAIVGENVESWNYRLYYDFNPAAGNFGDYGYVAVTPTQDSWNLGMNFLGTAIAGIVVPPTFAAFNPNAAGEYGFALVAFNGSQEEVGRTAILVNTAATDVVPEPASMSLMAMGLVGMAAARRRKKAARS
- a CDS encoding PEP-CTERM sorting domain-containing protein; amino-acid sequence: MIRRLLTVAVALVAVTAPLLSQTTGPVVPVSDFGPRPGLTFGGSGISTDAVMANSAANQVALGGAHLFLSATPRFADPALTNDGAGRFFALAGTDLNAPSPVDPYAMWNFDFAIVGDNVNAWNYRLYYDFNPAVGNFGDYGYVAVTPTQDSWNLGMNFLTVSLAGIVVPPTFAAFNPNVAGEYGFALVAFNGSQVEMGRAAILVNTALPGGPQDVVPEPATMGLLATGLVGMAAARRRKKITRS